One Mustelus asterias chromosome 27, sMusAst1.hap1.1, whole genome shotgun sequence DNA segment encodes these proteins:
- the pih1d2 gene encoding PIH1 domain-containing protein 2 isoform X2, with amino-acid sequence MATKHCEKDMLQQVNQLWSLLDDMSENSPEAYQRFIRHHLEEGMKQFSPPEPHTCFQTRILELSEKLLYVNLCTWSMVSSPKSDSDPVPLAGGKLEENVEGTEIYSVTDVAYNPEVLKKGNEDPMERDQLVRLAMKYIEEQHSLHLSHSYTLLKYKLKGSKKQMKQRLTGNAGPAQTAKEMTAGESDASLLQQLTSLKSADKEKEENDPPIRLPSDIRHPKKPGLIEEMSSTEFDSGNKVKTPKYQLSFIKDENEKAKIIQLKVELPGVSSVTECNLSVSKTERELLMFFTDD; translated from the exons ATGGCAACGAAACATTGCGAAAAGGACATGTTGCAGCAGGTAAACCAGCTGTGGAGTCTGCTGGATGATATGTCTGAAAACAGCCCCGAAGCATATCAAAGATTCATCCGGCATCACCTTGAAGAAGGAATGAAGCAATTCAGTCCACCAGAGCCTCACACCTGCTTTCAGACAAGAATATTG GAACTCAGTGAGAAGTTGCTGTACGTAAACCTTTGCACCTGGAGTATGGTCTCTTCTCCAAAGTCTGactcagaccctgtccctcttgCTGGAGGAaagttggaggaaaatgtagaggGCACAG AGATTTATTCAGTCACTGATGTTGCGTACAACCCAGAGGTCCTTAAGAAAGGAAATGAAGACCCGATGGAAAGGGATCAATTGGTCCGTCTAGCTATGAAATATATTGAAGAGCAGCACTCCTTACACCTGTCGCACTCTTACACCCTGCTGAAATACAAACTAAAGGGAAgtaaaaaacagatgaagcaacgACTGACTGGAAATGCTGGCCCTGCGCAAACTGCCAAGGAGATGACAGCAGGAGAAAGTGACGCTTCATTGCTTCAACAGCTAACGAGTCTCAAATCAGCAGACAAGGAAAAAGAAGAAAATGACCCCCCAATTCGGTTGCCAAGTGACATCAGACATCCGAAGAAGCCAGGACTCATTGAGGAGATGTCAAGTACGGAATTTGACAGTGGAAACAAAGTAAAGACTCCAAAATACCAATTGTCGTTCATTAAAGATGAAAATGAAAAGGCAAAAATAATTCAACTTAAGGTCGAGCTGCCCGGAGTATCCTCTGTCACAGAATGTAATCTCAGTGTTTCGAAG acGGAGAGAGAGCTTTTGATGTTTTTCACCGATGATTAA
- the pih1d2 gene encoding PIH1 domain-containing protein 2 isoform X1, translating into MATKHCEKDMLQQVNQLWSLLDDMSENSPEAYQRFIRHHLEEGMKQFSPPEPHTCFQTRILELSEKLLYVNLCTWSMVSSPKSDSDPVPLAGGKLEENVEGTEIYSVTDVAYNPEVLKKGNEDPMERDQLVRLAMKYIEEQHSLHLSHSYTLLKYKLKGSKKQMKQRLTGNAGPAQTAKEMTAGESDASLLQQLTSLKSADKEKEENDPPIRLPSDIRHPKKPGLIEEMSSTEFDSGNKVKTPKYQLSFIKDENEKAKIIQLKVELPGVSSVTECNLSVSKDDLVVDVPEKYRLQLDLPETISEDNVTARFNKKTQILSVGMPIK; encoded by the exons ATGGCAACGAAACATTGCGAAAAGGACATGTTGCAGCAGGTAAACCAGCTGTGGAGTCTGCTGGATGATATGTCTGAAAACAGCCCCGAAGCATATCAAAGATTCATCCGGCATCACCTTGAAGAAGGAATGAAGCAATTCAGTCCACCAGAGCCTCACACCTGCTTTCAGACAAGAATATTG GAACTCAGTGAGAAGTTGCTGTACGTAAACCTTTGCACCTGGAGTATGGTCTCTTCTCCAAAGTCTGactcagaccctgtccctcttgCTGGAGGAaagttggaggaaaatgtagaggGCACAG AGATTTATTCAGTCACTGATGTTGCGTACAACCCAGAGGTCCTTAAGAAAGGAAATGAAGACCCGATGGAAAGGGATCAATTGGTCCGTCTAGCTATGAAATATATTGAAGAGCAGCACTCCTTACACCTGTCGCACTCTTACACCCTGCTGAAATACAAACTAAAGGGAAgtaaaaaacagatgaagcaacgACTGACTGGAAATGCTGGCCCTGCGCAAACTGCCAAGGAGATGACAGCAGGAGAAAGTGACGCTTCATTGCTTCAACAGCTAACGAGTCTCAAATCAGCAGACAAGGAAAAAGAAGAAAATGACCCCCCAATTCGGTTGCCAAGTGACATCAGACATCCGAAGAAGCCAGGACTCATTGAGGAGATGTCAAGTACGGAATTTGACAGTGGAAACAAAGTAAAGACTCCAAAATACCAATTGTCGTTCATTAAAGATGAAAATGAAAAGGCAAAAATAATTCAACTTAAGGTCGAGCTGCCCGGAGTATCCTCTGTCACAGAATGTAATCTCAGTGTTTCGAAG GATGACCTAGTTGTTGATGTCCCTGAGAAGTACAGGCTGCAGCTTGATCTACCTGAAACTATCAGTGAAGACAATGTCACAGCAAGGTTCAACAAAAAGACTCAAATcttgtctgtgggaatgcctaTCAAGTAA